TGCCTGCAAAAAGAGAGGCTTCGGGGTCGGGGTAGATTTTATATGCATTTTCGACCAGTCTCGATTTGAAACTGTATATAAATCGGTAGATGAAGTTGCCATCGTTTCCGGGAAGTCGCGTCACTTCAGCCTTTGTCATGTAGGAATGGATTCCCTGGCGCGCGAGATAATCGCGGTAGGAAAATTCCTCGTTTTCAGGCGGGGTCTGCAATTCACCGCGCAGGCGGATGCGTTCGCCATATCGATACTCTTCGTTCGGCAGGACGCGCACCAAAACCTGACCGGATGCAGGCAGGTCGCCGTCGCCCGTATCCACAGCGCTGACGTCGATTTTTAGATTGGTGTAATTGTCGCGATGATCGGGAGGTTCAGCCAGCGAACCGGTGATCAGTAATTCGTATTCGCGGTCGTTGTAGAAAGCGATGTGAAATGCATCTATGCCCGGCTGGCGAATCTGATAGTAGGCGGAACCGAGAAGGAGGAAGACGGGGAGGTAAAAGTGGAATGCAGAGAGTGGAAGATGGAAAACCGTGAACGGGTTGTGTGAAAAGCGACGACGCAGAAATGGAAATAGAAGAAGGAAAAGAACCGCGATCAATACCCATGCCCAGGCGGGGAGTGGGATGGAGGCGGCTAGGACAATTCCCACGAGGAAGGATAATGAAATCCACAGCAGGGGCATGTGGTGGATTTTACATTAGATTACGAGCCGAATTCCGATCAACCCAGTGCCACATCCAAAATCATCATGATGATGAATCCCAGCATGGCGCCGCCGGTCGCAATGTGGATGTCCTTTTCAAGTTGTGATTCGGGGATCAGTTCCTCCACCACCACGTAGATCATTGCGCCCGCCGCGAATGCGAGCGCATAGGGTAATAACGGTCTGACAAGAATCACAGCAGCCGCGCCAAGCATCCCAGCGAGCGGCTCGACCACGCCGGATAGCTGGCCATACCAGAAACTTTTCATATGGCTCATGCCCGCCCTGTGAAGCGGCGCAGCCACAGATGTGCCCTCGGGAAAGTTTTGCAAACCGATGCCGATTGCGAGCGCGATCGCCCCGGTCAATGTTGCCGATGGAAGCCCGGCGTGGACTGCGCCGAATGCAACTCCGACCGCCAGTCCCTCGGGGATATTGTGGAGGGTGATTGCCAGGACAAGCAATATACTCCTTTGCCAGTGTGTTTTGATCCCTTCCGCTTCTTCAATGGGAAAACCGACATGCAGGTGCGGCAGAACCTTATCCACGCTCCATAAAAAGATTCCGCCGAGCGCAAACCCGACTGCTGGAGGCAGCCATGCAACCATGGACATTTCTTCTGCCATTTCGATCGAAGGCGCTAGCAGAGACCAGAAACTGGCGGCGATCATCACGCCCGCCGCAAAACCGAGCATTGCATCCAATACCCGCTTGTTGACATCCCTGAAGAAAAATACAACTGCCGCCCCCAAGGCTGTGACGAACCAGGTGAAACAAGTTGCCAGCAGCGCCTGCATGATGGGATTCAACCCCTCGAACCACTCATAAGACATACTTGACCATCCAAAAATATTCTTTCCAGCGGACTCATTATAAAACCGGCATCAAGGAATAAAACCTGACAACCCTCCTCCAAAATTATGACATCCCGCATGAGTCTCGAAGATATAATCTGTCATCATGACCAAGGAAAAACTCATTCTTGTCACCGGCGCGACCGGCTATGTCGGCGGAAGGCTGGTTCCAAAACTTCTCGACTCCGGATATCGGGTGCGTTGCCTCGTGCGTGATCCCTCACGTTTGCAGGGGCGGGTGTGGCTGGGTAGGGTCGAAGTCGCGGCGGGAGATGCGCTTAATCCGGGTGAACTTAAACCGGCAATGAAAGGGGTCTCGGTCGCTTATTATTTGATGCATGGTAAACAAGGCGGGAGCGAAAGCGCAGTGCGCGACCTGCAAGCTGCTGAAAATTTTTCAAGAGCCGCGGAAGTGGAAGGCATCGAGCAGATCGTTTATCTCGGCGAACTTGTCGACCCGACCGCTGACCTTTCACCTTATCTCCGTTCGCGGCATGAGACCGGCTTCGTCCTCCGTCACGGAAAAACCCCCGTGACAGAAATACGCACGGGCATGGTCATCGGCTCCGGCTCGGCATTGTTCGAGATGGTCCGCTACATCACAGAACGTCAGTTGGTTCTGGTCTGCCCCGCATGGTTCTTCTCACAAGCCCAGCCGATTGCTGTCCGCGATGTGCTTTCCTATTTGGTGGACGTGCTCAAGACACCGGAAGCAACCGGCAGGGTCATCGAGGTGGGCGGATCGACCCGCCTCACCTACGCGGACATGCTGCTGGGTTATGCCAGGGAGCGGAATCTCCGCCGATGGTTGATCCGCACCCCTTTTTACGCTCCGAGGTTATCCGCCTATTGGGTACATATGGTCACGCCGATCCATTGGCGCGTGGTCGCCCCATTGATCGAAGGCTTGCGCGCGGAGTTAATTGTCCGCGACGAGACGGCGAAGAAACTATTCCCGCAGATTCAACCCATTGATTATCAAACCGCCGTGCGTCTCGCGCTGGGGCGTATCGCGCGGGATAATGTGGAAACGAGTTGGTCGGACGCCCTGGTCACTGCGGCGGGTGACATCAAGCCCTATCGTTTCACGGTCGAAGAAGGCATGTACATCGAACGCCGCCAGACCGTGATCGATCTTCCGCCTGAAACTGTGTTCCGTTCCTACACAGGTATCGGCGGAGAACGCGGCTGGCTCTTCATGGATTGGGCGTGGGCGATGCGCGGCTGGATGGATAAAGCCATTGGCGGCGTCGGCTTGAGGCGCGGACGCCGTCACCCCGATGAAATACATACAGGGGAGTCCCTCGATTTCTGGCGCGTGGAAACAGTGGAAAAGAATCATCTGATGCGTTTGCGGGCGGAGATGAAAATACCGGGCAAGGCGTGGCTTCAGTTCGAGTCAGAGTCGTTGGGAGGGGATAGGAACAAAACCCTGTTCACCGTCACAGCATACTTCGCACCGCATGGCTTCTTTGGGTTTTTATACTGGTATGCCATGTGGCCCTTTCATAAGCCGCTTTTCGACGGGTTGTCGCGGCGTCTCGCCTCACGCGCACGAGTGCTGGCAAGGGCATACTGATTTCCACTCACTGTTCACTTTGGACTGATTTCTGCTCACTTTTTCACTTCACGGGGTTATATGATTCATGATCAACATCCTGTTTCCCCTCCTTGGTTATCTTTCAGGCTCGCTTCCGTTTTCGATTTGGATCACGCGCTTCGTCAAAAATGTGGATGTGCGAGATTCCGGTTCGGGTCACGCCACCACGACGAATACCATCCGCCAGGCGGGATTCGGCTGGGGCGCTCTTGTGCTCGTTCTCGATATCGCAAAAGGATTTTTGCCCACCTGGCTTGCCGTCGAATTTTCAGGCGAGTTGCAAATAATTGCGATGACAGCAACTGCCGCTGTCATCGGGCATTGCTGGCCCCTCTTCGCCGGATTCCGCGGCGGGATGGGTCTCGCCACCGCAGGCGGCGGGATATTGGCGATCAACCCGCTCGCTTTTCTTATTTGCCTGGGCTTTTTGATTCTTCTTGTGCTTGTGGTCCGTCACTCGGCGCGTGCAAGCGTCTTTGCCGGGATTTTGATTGCCCCAGTCCTTTGGTTGTTGAATTTCCGAGATGTTACCTTTTGGGTGGGGGTGGGAGTCGGCGTGGTCATCGCCTTCCGCTTTTTGGTCGATTGGAACCGCAAGTATCGCGAGTTATGGCTGGATAGAGAGAAGAAGACCTGATTAGAATTTTTCCAGCGCCCACACGATCAGCGGCGCGACAATGAGTGCAGGCAGGAAATTCCCCACGCGGATCTTTTTCATCTCCAGCAGGTTGCTGATCGCCAACCCAAGCAGGATCACGCCTCCGGCTGCGGTCATCTCATTGAGCATCGGGTCGCTGATGATGGCGCTCAACTGTCCCGCCATCAGGCTGATTCCGCCCTGGAAAACAAATACGACAAGCGAAGAAAATAACACTCCGATCCCCAATGTGGAGGCGAAAGCTATCGAAGCGAACCCGTCTAGCGTGGATTTAACCGCCAGTAGATTGTAGTCGCCAGTCAATCCGTCCTGGATCGAGCCGAGGATGGTCATCGGACCAACGCAATATAACAAAGACGCAACCATGAATCCGCGCACAAAGCGCGAACCTGACCCGTCCTCCTCATCGCGTGAGAAACGTTTTTCGAGAATTTGACCGAGCGCCTGCATACCGTCTTCGATCTTCCACCATTCGCCGAGCAATGCTCCGATCAGTAATGCGCCTAACACGATCAGCGGATTTTCGCTTTTTAGGAACATTTGCAGTCCCATCGCGGCGGTAAACAGACCAAGACCGGCAACGATGGTGGATTTGAATCGTTCCGGGATGCGTGAGCCGAAAAACAGGCCGATCGCTCCGCCGATCAACACGGCAATGACATTGATGATCGTTCCAGTCATAAGTTCCTTTTGATGAATTGATACCGATGGTCTGTGGGGCTGTCGAGACCCCGTCCGTTTATGACTTCGCCAATGAAGTCTTTTTTCCCGCGTGTTGGTTTTCCAATAATTCCAACACGAAACACAACGAAGAAAGGCGATTCAAATACCTTTGCAAATGGGGATTAATAACTTTTTCCCAGTTGTATAACTCCACCACGCGCCGTTCCGCCCGGCGGATGACCGCCCTTGCCAGTGAAAGCGCCGCGCCGCCGAGCGAATCTCCCGGCAGGATGAACTCACGCGGCATCTCGACGACCTTGCTCAATTCATCCGTTTCATGCTCTAGCCATCTCACGCGTTCCTCGTCAATGTGGCGGAACGTCTCCGCATTTTCGGGCGTGGCGGCAACCTCCGCCATCAGCTTGTATAAATCCCGCTGGGCTTCGACCAGGATGCGGGGAGTCTGAGGCGCGGAGCATTGCGCGCGGGCAAGTCCCAATGCCGCAGACGCCTCGTCCAGCGTGCCGACCGCTTCCATCCGCACATGATATTTCGGCACGCGCCCCTCGCCGAGCAATCCTGTTGTACCATCGTCGCCTTTTGCCGTATAAAAAGTCATGCAGGCATTATACACACATTGTCCGATATAATGGCGCGCATGTATGCTGAATACCACGTCGGAATGACACGCGAGGCGCTTGCTTCCCATTTCAGCGAACGCGCGCTGGAGATCATAATTGCCGCCAATGTCAGGCAGGACGCGCTTCGGAATCAATTCTTTCACGATGAGATCCATTACGATAACAATGCCTTTGACAAAGGTGACCGCTATATCAACGAGCAGCGCGGGTATGTGCTTGCAACATTACTGTCACCCGGTATCCTCGGCGCATGGATTGCGTTTGGGCGATTGCTTCATACCGCTCAGGATT
This portion of the Anaerolineales bacterium genome encodes:
- a CDS encoding ZIP family metal transporter; translated protein: MSYEWFEGLNPIMQALLATCFTWFVTALGAAVVFFFRDVNKRVLDAMLGFAAGVMIAASFWSLLAPSIEMAEEMSMVAWLPPAVGFALGGIFLWSVDKVLPHLHVGFPIEEAEGIKTHWQRSILLVLAITLHNIPEGLAVGVAFGAVHAGLPSATLTGAIALAIGIGLQNFPEGTSVAAPLHRAGMSHMKSFWYGQLSGVVEPLAGMLGAAAVILVRPLLPYALAFAAGAMIYVVVEELIPESQLEKDIHIATGGAMLGFIIMMILDVALG
- a CDS encoding DUF2867 domain-containing protein, which gives rise to MTKEKLILVTGATGYVGGRLVPKLLDSGYRVRCLVRDPSRLQGRVWLGRVEVAAGDALNPGELKPAMKGVSVAYYLMHGKQGGSESAVRDLQAAENFSRAAEVEGIEQIVYLGELVDPTADLSPYLRSRHETGFVLRHGKTPVTEIRTGMVIGSGSALFEMVRYITERQLVLVCPAWFFSQAQPIAVRDVLSYLVDVLKTPEATGRVIEVGGSTRLTYADMLLGYARERNLRRWLIRTPFYAPRLSAYWVHMVTPIHWRVVAPLIEGLRAELIVRDETAKKLFPQIQPIDYQTAVRLALGRIARDNVETSWSDALVTAAGDIKPYRFTVEEGMYIERRQTVIDLPPETVFRSYTGIGGERGWLFMDWAWAMRGWMDKAIGGVGLRRGRRHPDEIHTGESLDFWRVETVEKNHLMRLRAEMKIPGKAWLQFESESLGGDRNKTLFTVTAYFAPHGFFGFLYWYAMWPFHKPLFDGLSRRLASRARVLARAY
- a CDS encoding glycerol-3-phosphate acyltransferase; this translates as MINILFPLLGYLSGSLPFSIWITRFVKNVDVRDSGSGHATTTNTIRQAGFGWGALVLVLDIAKGFLPTWLAVEFSGELQIIAMTATAAVIGHCWPLFAGFRGGMGLATAGGGILAINPLAFLICLGFLILLVLVVRHSARASVFAGILIAPVLWLLNFRDVTFWVGVGVGVVIAFRFLVDWNRKYRELWLDREKKT
- a CDS encoding DUF554 domain-containing protein; protein product: MTGTIINVIAVLIGGAIGLFFGSRIPERFKSTIVAGLGLFTAAMGLQMFLKSENPLIVLGALLIGALLGEWWKIEDGMQALGQILEKRFSRDEEDGSGSRFVRGFMVASLLYCVGPMTILGSIQDGLTGDYNLLAVKSTLDGFASIAFASTLGIGVLFSSLVVFVFQGGISLMAGQLSAIISDPMLNEMTAAGGVILLGLAISNLLEMKKIRVGNFLPALIVAPLIVWALEKF
- a CDS encoding cob(I)yrinic acid a,c-diamide adenosyltransferase, translating into MTFYTAKGDDGTTGLLGEGRVPKYHVRMEAVGTLDEASAALGLARAQCSAPQTPRILVEAQRDLYKLMAEVAATPENAETFRHIDEERVRWLEHETDELSKVVEMPREFILPGDSLGGAALSLARAVIRRAERRVVELYNWEKVINPHLQRYLNRLSSLCFVLELLENQHAGKKTSLAKS